GTGCACTTGTGTATATTTGTGTATCATTTACTATTCCTCTGTCTAAACGTCACTATAATTCGGTATCCAAATTGAGCCTTTATGTATTATTCCGACTACAAAAATTCATCTTATATAACCAAAGATGTTATCTCGGGTCTAACATTCAAATAATGAACTCGAGATGTTATATAAtccaatacaacaacaacaacaaagccttagtcccgaaatgattcggggtcggctaacatgaaccatcatataaaaccgtgaaaatcaagtcgtgtcagcgacacagattcgctccctccactccgtcctatccactaccatattttcctcaattcccaataaactcatatcactctcgatcaccctcctccaagtttgcttaggtcttcccctacccctcaccactacatccatttgccactcttcggttctcctaaccggcgcatcaagcgctctacgtctcacatggccaaaccaccttagtcggttttctctcattttattctcaatagatgtgacccctacttttgtcctaattatttcattacgcacccggtcctttctcgtgtgaccacacatccatctcaacatacgcatctccgccaccgacatcttatggatgtggcagtgtttcactgcccaacactccgtaccatataacaatgctggtctaattgccgtccggtagaatttttccttcaatctattaggcatgccgggatcacaaaggaaacccgtagcactcttccacttcgaccaaccagctttaatcctatgagcaacatctccatctacttctccatccgtttggataatagatcctaaataccggaaacaatccgaggcctgaacaactctcccatctaggatgattgtccctgcctccctactcctacggccgctaaacttacactccaaatattctgtcttacttcggctcaacttaaagcctctagattctagagtttgcctccatagttccaacttcatctccactccttctttcgtctcctcaaccaacacaatatcatctgcaaacagcatgcaccatggtataccatcttgaagtgaacttgttagttcatccataacgatggcaaaaagaaatgggcttagtgcggaaccttgatgcactccaatcgtaataggaaactcttcagtcttcccaacactagtacgtacactcgtgcatactccctcatacatgtcctttatgatgtcaatatatttccacgaaatgcctttccttatcaaggcccaccaaagtacttcccttggtaccttatcatatgctttctccaagtcaatgaaaaccatatgcaagtctttcttcttatttcgatagtgctccattaattgtctcattagatggatggcttccatagttgatcttcccggcataaagccaaactggttttccgagatcttcaccgtcctccttagcctttgttcaatcactcgctcccaaagtttcatagtgtgactcattaatttgattccccgatagttggcacaatcttggacatcgcctttgttcttatacaaagggattaaggtacttttcctccattctgatggcatcttattgtttctccaaattttgttgaagaacgtcgtcaaccattcgattcctctttctcccaaacatctccaaatctcaataaggatgccatcaggtcctactgctttcttcaacttcatcttacttaatgccattttgacttcacccttttgaattctccgcaggcattcatgatttatcatatcgtgatggatacttatatctccaacatcttgttggcgatctccattaaataagtcatcaaaataggacctccatcgttccttgatatccttatctccaactaggactttctggtccacatccttcacacatttaacttttccgagatctcgcgtcttcctatctctcatccgagcaattctatatatgtctctttccccttctttcgtatccaatcttgtatacagatcccgattcacctttgctctagcatctcgtatgaccttctttacttcccttttagcctctttgtatttttcgtagttctcgtcactcctacatttccccaatagtttataggattctctcttactctttactgcttgtcgtacttcttctatccaccaagatgtgtcctcccccggtggcatgctacctttagattcccctagaacttccttcgctacttcccttatactatgctccatcttattccatagcgaatctatatctgaatccatattgcaagtccaaatatcttttttggtcatctcatccacaaatttttgttgattctccccttgcaatttccaccacttaatcatagtctctacttgaggtgtttgttttcttatacatttcctacttcgaaaatctagcaccactactctatgttgggttgtcgtactctcaccagggatcaccttacaatcaatataactctttctccaagcactccttactaagaagaagtcaatttggctcgcattaccgccactccgataagtcactaagtgggatgttctcttcataaaccatgtgttcatgatactcaagtcataggctgatgcgaattccaaaatatcatttcctgcttcattcgtatctccaaaaccataccctccatgaacactctcaaacccatctcgcctagaacccacgtgtccattgagatcaccccctagtaccattttttcatccctaggaacatgttgcaccacttcctctaagtcatcccaaaaagcttgtcttatagacacatctaatcctatttgtggcgcatatgcactaatgacattcacaacctcatcccctatcactagcttaacactcataattctatcgctcttcctagacaccgctactacctcatcaatatactccctatcaataagaatacctactccatttctacccttatcctttcctgagtaccaaagcttataaccccaaggagctatctctctagtcttagctccaacccacttggtttcttgtaggcataatatatttattctcctcctcttcataacatctacaatttcagctaatcttcctgtcaaagaacctatgttccatgtcccaaagcgtaacctactacccttacccctatccctaccattaccgtggactagcttatttacccgcaacccttgcatatttgacaccacccccgggtcctggggtggcgcgccgcttcggggcgacgacctagcaacccttgcacatttatcactacacccgggtctaggaagtgcagcgcgtcgctgagtagggaacgccccaacggtatttatattatggttcatgtcataagatgtgactaagttttacgctggccgccacaaacctaccgcaaccctcctcctttgtccgggcttgggaccggctgtaaaggccaccaagtgaccctcacatgCGGAGTTTATATAATCCAATATCAACTTATAAAAATTTTGGACACGGCAGGGACACAGATGGGACTCGGCTAATGGTGAAAATATGTAAaagtttagggttttttttttaaatctattAAAACCTATGGTTCAATTAcaatatttgataaaaaaaaaacctaaactgCATCTAATTCTCACATGTATATCGCGATTATAAACGCTTAGGgcttctttctcttccttcttcGGTTTGTTTTGTGATTTagcaattttttatatattttatacctaatatatatatatatataattaattatatagaatTTTCCGTGTTCCGCCGCACCCGTatctcatattttctaaaaatgtcgTTTGCCGTTCTCTCATCTCATGTCGATTGATCCAGCACAACACATGATTTTGTGAAGGACTTTTGTGGTCTCTTTTATTATAGAAAATGAAGAGTTGGTTAATGGTTGCTGCCATCATAAAGCTATATTGCCTTCTCAAAAGTCTTTATCAACACATCTTTACACAGTCAGCACATACCAAAGAAAttaagtaaaatatatatataaatggtgTTTGTTAGAATTTATTGTATATCTCTAACTCTACTGTCTCAATTAATGAGGAAAGAGTTAGATTTTCCATAAATCCCCCAAATCAAATTGGGGAAATAGTAGTATTAGCTCACATGTCTTCGCACCTAAATGCATTTTGGACTTGCAGGGTGTACAAGTCAGTATCATCCAgctatgtgtttttaattcGACAAATTAATTTAGTTATTAAGACTCGAATCCTTAACAATATGGTCCAAGAGGCTCTGATATCATGTCATCGAACCAATTAAACTAGCTCAAATTGATAGTAATTATAGACAATTTCAAATTCAGCCAATTCGGAGGGGATAACAAAAAGGGCTAACAGTTATACAACTTTTCCCAGTAGAATTTTCTCCCAAACTTGTGCAATCAACCAAAAACTTCTTAGAGACTAAAGAGAATAACCAAAATCGAATCAATGTGGCcatacaaataaaagaaatggATATTCAAATTGGGCCTACAATATCTTCTCTTGAAAGCAATAAAAATGTAATCTTTTATTAAAAACATATACATCATGTCTGAGTCAAGATGTCTGCCTTTGCAATCGTGGATGATCAATGGCGGACTCATGTAAGTAAAAGTAAAATATCACCTAACTCAAATATCcttttctatatatacttatactaaattcatatttacatCTACCTAATCATCACTCTCCCTACAATCTTCTTCCAACTAACAAAAAAACACATTTGATAAAAGATGAAGAATTTAGCTCagaaagaacaagttttagGAATCCCAATCAACAGTTCAGCAAAGCCAGTTAAGAGAATGCCAAGACTTTTGCTTGAAAATGCTAGCCAAGGCTATGTTCCAACTCCTGCTCATAAATCCCTCACTGTCAAGCAAGGTAATTTATTTGCTACAGAATTTACGACGGAAATTTCCGTCGTGATGACGTTTTCTCTTGTACTTCCATGAAAAACATGATGGGTTTTTTCTGATCTGCTAGTTTTAATATGTTGCAGACAAGCTAGACTCAGTCATTCAGAGGATGAATAAGCTAGGGAAAAAAGCTGACAAATTTGCTCACGGAATCCGAGAGCATGGTAAGTTGCATTAAGAGTCATCAAAATTGGTTAATAGTGGCTGAACGAGAAAAAAGTACTCGGGGTCTATTGATGAAAATGTGTTAAAAGTTATAACCTTTTTGCGCGACTAAATATCAGGGACGGTATTTCTGTCCATATTCCGTTTCTGCTGCTAAATCCCCTATAAAGTTATGGAAAATGTCGTCGCTAATTCTAATGGGTGTCAATAGACCTTCTGAAGTTGATTTTGTTTTTCTGAATTTGTGGAATTGCAGTGAGATTGGGAAGCAAAATCACAGAAACCCTGAAAGGAAAATTGAGCTTAGGTGCAAGATTAATTCAATTCGGAGGAGTTAAGAAAGTATTCAAGCAGTTATTTAgtgttagagaaggagaaataTTGTTGAAAGCTTGTCAATGTTACTTGTCAACAACATCTGGTCCTCTTGCTGGCCTTCTCTTTATCTCAACTCAAAAGATTGCCTTCTGCAGTGAGAGATCAATCAAAATGACTTCTtccgatggaaaatccgtcaGAATCCATTACAAGGTAATATTCCAAAAAACAAGTTCTAACACATCCCTAGTCCCCGAAATTTGTCGTGAAAAATCTTATGATGAAAACGATTGATTAGCTTCTTGAAGTTGTTTAAAGGGACATGATTAAAGAGCAAGTGTAGATTTGGGTTAAATGCGTagttggtcactgaacttacatagCTGTCtgaaaatggtcactcaacttcaatttgtctcaataaaatcattaaatttgacttttgtttcaattaggtcacttcagcgatttcagtgattaaaatgGATCTCAATGATGACATGAGTGACACATCAGTATGATTCAACTTAGATATATGGTCGAAACGACAAATGACCTCCATTTATGCGCTACCTCGCAGCCAcgtgtcggttatttttatataaaaaaaatttagtttttaaaataaCCAACACGTGGCTGCCATGTGTTATTTCGGTTAGACATCTGAGTTAACTCATGCTCACGTGTCAGCCATGACATCATTTCGATCCattttaaccactaaaatcgCCGTAGTTACCTAAttaagacaaaactcaaagttgagtaagacaaat
The window above is part of the Euphorbia lathyris chromosome 3, ddEupLath1.1, whole genome shotgun sequence genome. Proteins encoded here:
- the LOC136223896 gene encoding GEM-like protein 7, with product MKNLAQKEQVLGIPINSSAKPVKRMPRLLLENASQGYVPTPAHKSLTVKQDKLDSVIQRMNKLGKKADKFAHGIREHVRLGSKITETLKGKLSLGARLIQFGGVKKVFKQLFSVREGEILLKACQCYLSTTSGPLAGLLFISTQKIAFCSERSIKMTSSDGKSVRIHYKVVIPIRKIKTANQSENVKKPSQKYIEIVTVDHFDFWFMGFFNYHKAFNHLQQVLSQSFDSYKSTKLDDLMP